AGCCACAGCAGCATAGGTGGCATCTCTGGCATTTCTTGCTCGTACCAGGGACTGCTGTAGCGCTCCCTCCTGGACCTTGGCAGAGAGTTTCCCAAGGCGGACAAAGTAGCTGGGGCTGGCTGACATTGTAGTCACCTCACTGGTGGCAGGTTCGGCCACAGCAGCTGAAAAGGAgtagtgtttatgtttattttcaaaGGACATATTTCATGCAATGACTTTCTATTAATTTAAATATTGCTTTGACCATTTAGGGCTGAGAAAAAAAGGGTGGACTGCAGTATACTGTATGTTATAAATAATGTTTCCAGCCTTTGCCAAAGAATTGTcaagaacaaacaaaccaaaacacgATATAAGTGATTGTTGAGGTCTTTTTTGTCTTTGGGTTTTACTCAGAACAAGAAATCCATTGAAGAATTTCAGTACTTTTGCAGTATTTTATGCATGGGTCTGTGAGCATGTTTCTAGTGTAGAAAGGCATAATTGGCAACTTCCTGCTGTACCAACTGGAGCATCTGTAACAAGCTGGGCTACTTAAAGTGTTAGAGTACATCTGCACAAGAGAGACAAAAGACTATTGCTACCTCACTCCCCTAGTCATCATTACATGGAAGTTTAGGGATAtgaacattgattttttttctctcactgtgcCTGTGTTAAAAGCCACTTTGGGGAGTCTAGACCTTTTTCACAGTAACCACCAACTACTGCCACAATGAATTGCATCTTCTTTATATCTAAAATCAGAGGAGGATGTCCTGTTGAGTAATACAGCTATATCGGAGTGTGGCAGGTTGTCACGATAACATGACATCACAGTAGCAGGTGTCAGAGCTGTGAGTGCTGGAAATTGTAGGTGTTTTATGGGCCAAGTTCACAGAAGGGAGGTTCACTGGAATGTCCCGCCTCCACCTCTATGAATAGCATCAACCATTCATGCGCTCAGATTGAGTGCCTCCATGTAGTAGAATTAATACTGTTAAATCAGAACTGCCCCCATTTGTTCAAGTCACCTTGCCTTGACTTtgtaacaatgatttattttgaCAGTCTCATCAGATTTGCTGTTTGATCtacagatcagagacacaaggaCACAGTGTCAGTTACTGACACTACAAGAAAATGTCAAACAGTGCAAATGCCATCATTCAGCCATATTAATTATGGAATAAATTGAGCTTCAGTAAAAGACAGCCACAGTTAAGAAGGTATGATATTAAGCGTGGAGTAATGTAAGGCTAAAAAATGTGCTTAAACTTTATAAATGTCCTCTTTAAAGCCAAactatatgaataaaaatgcttAACGGAGATGGATGTTGTACCATTGCCATGCACTTTTTACAAAACCCATGTGGAGCTAATTAATTCCTTTCcaatttatctttttattgcCAGGGCAAATTCAAAAGATAATGTAAAAGCAGGGGGGGAAAGGGGAAAGTAGAATGATGCTGGTGCAGCGGATCTCAATGCCAATGAATGAAGATAATATGATCCCTTGGGTGATTATAAATACCATTTTTTAAATGGACCCTACCTGATACCCTGAAAACAAAATCATACCTCCAAAAGCCCAAACACACAGAATTATTTCAGTTGTTTAaacagttctttttttaaaagatagaTTTTAAGGAATTACTCTAAACTGCAACACGTGCTTTGCAATTATTAAGGTTTTCAGTGTTATTTATGAAACCTTTGAGTAAAACAGCTTTAGATTTTCATAAAGGGCCGAGATAGAAAATCCTTTCAAATGATTACTTTCATTACATCCAAAGTGTAAGTATGTATCATCTTCATCTTGTTGAACACAATACTGACTGATTCTTGAAGCCCTAAATTATCTTTTATGTAACTCGCTTTAAAGGATCAGAAAGCTACTCGACTTACACTCATTTACAATCAAAACTTGGCAAAAAGGCCCCTCGTTTTCCAAAATTAATTCAAATTGCTGCATTGTTCAAGCTTCATTTGATCCAACTGTCACATCACACCTGTCTTTACCTCAGTGTAGACATATGGGTTTATCGCCTCCCCTGGGCTTTATGGCCTGCATTTTTAAGCTAGCTACTGACCCAGCTCCCTCTCAGTGAGTGGTAGGTTCTGGTCAACCCAATCCTCAGATCGGCTCAGGGCCAGCCCCATCCCACTGCTGACCATCTGGCCCATCCTGGTGCCCATGGCGGTCATCAAACCTCCGCTGACTGCTGCCCGGGTCATTTCGACACCGCCCATCACAGCCCCCATCATGGCATCTTTGGCTCCTGCCACCGACTGGTACATAATACCTACTGTGTTCGACACCACCTGAGGAATAAATACCAGGTTAGGTGCCATGCTCTAAAAGTTAAGGTGATGCTATTATTCACTTTCAACATAACTCTCATCTTATTCATTGTATGACACACAACCAGCCTAAAGTTAAGTACATATTGAGGTAAGTTATACAGAGTATATAGCTTAATGCTGCTTTATCTCTTTCACTTCTTTATGTTGTGCATCACGCAGAACATGAACAATATGGGTCATGTGCAATATATGTTGTCACTTATGTCATTGTCATGGTTGTCATTAGTTCATGCTTCCCTGAGCAGGTTGATtggtattttattcattttcactcATCAGTACTTTTATGGAGGAAGCATACCACTCCATAACACATTTCCCACACAATGAAACAATAACATGTGTATTATATTGCATAGTGTCATACAGTATTTTATATTATGGTATGcatggtatggcatggcattGTATCATAGTGCATTATATGATATGGTATCGTATGCTATGCTATGCCATCTTATGGTATCATAACATACAGTATCATATCGTATAATAGCATAGggcagccctattcaattagcggccTGCGGGCCACATGcggcccgaaagcaaccctTGAGTGGCCTGAAAGCAACTcccgagtgattgtgacttgggtccggcAAGAACATCTTTTTCTAAAACTGACAAGTTCTTACAAAAATTTCAACAAACAATGAAAGCATCTGTCTCAGATTTCAAAAGAAGAGAAATACCTCAAGTTCTGAAAAGTTGCTGTTAAGCAAGTTACCTTTTTATGCACTTTCAgatgtgaccaaaacaaaagatagTGTTCCTAATCTGCActtagttttttttgttcatatgcaCCTTAACATGTGCTTGTATTTACCTGTCAAAATGTATTGAAgttatgtgtttgaaatgtaaaatttaaagaagcaaTATTTCAGCATAGGTGAAATAGTTTAagtactgctcttttattgtgtttatgcccttttggatgtggcaatacgttaATGGTTAACTTTGTTCACTGTCTGTTAAAAATGTCCaacccagctcatgtccttagtctgaaaatccggcccgaccaaatatttaattgaatagccctggcATAGGGTATTTTGTATTTCACATACTGTAAAGGATAACTGGTGTTGCTGTTAAAACCGTTTGTGTAATACAACAAGGCTATCGAAAGCTAGTTGTTGGCAGAGCTTTGTCTAGGGTTTTCTTGATATATTATATGTGTAAGTAATCACACGTTATCACACGTGTAACGGCTGTTATACGATCTAATgtgaaaacatgacatttgaTTACTCCAAACAGCAGACAACTGTTCATTAAagataacattttttgtttattttgcctGTAACTTAAGGAACatgattttctctctgaccttGTCGGCTGGTTGTTGGAGAATAGGCAGCTTCTCCTGCATCTTATCCAATCCTTTCAAGGCGTACTCATTTACTGTAGCAACTGAAACAGAAATGTGCTGGTGATTTAAGTATACGAATAAATATTTTCATGTCCTCAAATTTGATCAGTACCAAAAGACCTGGACGTGTCCTAGAAATCAAAATATGCCTTTGGTGAACAGGAaattatgttttaatgagaataaCTCTATACTCATCATATTCATACCCAGAGGTAACAAGTGGACTTAGTTTCACACTGCTAATGTGCAACAAGCTTGCAGTATTCTTCTACACATTTCAGTCTTGTAAATGTCTGCGCTGTCATTGCACATTTGTTACATCAGAGAGGAACGTACGCTGTGGTTCTATGATGTCCAGAAGAGGCTTAGACCCCGTAGTTGCAGCTGCTCCCAGGGTTCGGACCCCACTCTCTGCTGCATCCATCACCCCCTTCAAGGGCAAGGGCACACTGTCTTTGGTGCTACTGTAGGCGCTGGAAACTGCCTCGCAGGCTGAGCTGACCAGAGGTAAATTACTTACCCTGGAAACAACATTCTAGGACAGAAGACAACCATTACAAGATATGCAAATTGTGAAAAACAATTCTGAATATGTAAAGAAAAGACAAGCAGAAAAGCTCATTTCAGTACAGAGTACTCGTCAGGGATAATGATTCATTCCCCACAGTAGCTTATCAACATGAGGAAAGTCTAGGCGTCAAATGAGTTCATAATATGTCTGGGTTTTGTAATAAGTGTCACTTTGGGTCACAGTTCTCCTCACCTGCTGATCTCCATTAGCTGCTTCTGCCGCTGCAGCTCCAGTCTCATTAGTCTTCCCGCTGTCTGCCATTGTGACTGCTGGGTTCAATCTCTGACATGGAATATAGAAAGTGTCAGTAACACAGAATCACCTCACATCACTGGGTTTGCATGATGAAATACATCGCCCTCTCTGATAGTCTTTGTTTAAGTGGCTGATACGCTTTATCTTGCCGGGAAGGAATGTCTGATGAATTTTGAAATGCAGTGTCAGTgggttttttaaaatatagGCAGGAAGGCAAGTCAAGCATGTTAAATTCATTTGTCAACACTATGATGCAATGAGGTTGAAACCGCACtttagaaaatgaaataaaatggtgGCGCCGAGCAAACTATCAGTGTTTCTATGCTCTGTCAAAGTCGATAGTAAAAATGAGATGACACAGTtgtaatttattgattttacttttaACTCTCCAAACTGAATTTTACCATCGGAAGGGTCAAGACTTAATTTTTCTTCTAGGGTAATTCAGGtaaacaaaataagaaataaggTAAATCAAAAGAATGAGTTCAGGGGATGCAGAGGATGGTCTAATTCCAAATTATAGATTAGATCCAAGTGGAAAAAGCCATGAGTAATGGTAGGAACTGTGGACCAGCAGGACACCGTTGTTGGAGATTGATCATTCACAAGTTCACACAAAAGCGTGCGGGCAAAATGGACCTCCATATCATTCATATCAAGTGAAATATTAAGCAGCTCTGTACTTCTGCTAATGTAAAATATTGCTATAAATGAGAATGAGGCCAGAAGAATTAGTCAAGTGAAATATGGCTTTCTGTGAAAACTAGCCGGGTGCATTAACACAATGAGGTATTGCCTTTGAAATGAACAAAATCTATGGCTTAATTGAGTCTTAGAAAAAGGTGAAATAAGCCTGCAATTAAATCAATGAATTGTTCGATTAAATAAccactttctttccttcttgaAGTAAAGAGGAGAAATAGTGTGTCATTTTCAATTTCTCATGGGCTTAACTGGGTGACACGAGTGAATGTGTCCTCCAGGAAGGGGTACGGTGAATAAAATCCTATATCCTTTctaaacaatttaaaaatggAGATTGAAGATTTCCAGATTGAATGagtctttaaacataaatggaTGTTCAAACTGAACAAAACAGCATCAATCTTTAAATCCATTATCAGATGATTCCCTGCCAGTGCACTCCACTGTGCCAGTCTCAGGTCTTATAGATCATATGTCTCACTATGAGTTTATAACATTTATAGTGATTGGCTGTTCATCTATTTGGGATAAAGGAACCAGAAAGGAACTTCTGCCCTTGTGCCAAAAGAGAATCCTCTagaataaagaaaatgtataaCATACCTGAAAAGATACATTTAACCTAATTCCAAAACAGCTTCCCTATGTACCGATATGCAGGATTATTTACAATGGTCTGATACAAccagcccctgtgaggagtttttgactggttaCACAGCACATTGACATTAACATTGATGCCATTACAAATAAGACTAACAATGTCgtcattgtatttttttgccTGTCACCATTATGAGGGGGTGGGTGTCAGATGATGTGACTTAAAGTTTTCAAAGTTAGagacgtttaaaaaaaaatgttccacGGCAAAGTTTATCGATGAGGTGATACATTTTACTGTCAAAGAAAGCCAgataatattttaatttacaagGTTTGACTTTGTCCAAAAGGGGGCAtcaaaatcaatgcaaacagagaattcctcactggagctttaaatcaacTGAACAATGAACCAACAAGCAGTTTCAACTGATCTACATTAGGGATGCTATGAAGCAACTAGTTTGCTCATTGGTTAATAGGGGACATAAATTCTGACTAAATAACTAGtccaaaggtaagaaaaaactCACAAGTCAAAATGGCGCACAATTTATTTTACACGGCTTCACATGCAGGTCaacaatggctgttttcgaaaacCGCCTGCTCCATACTACCAAcaaatgtagtatgtagtaagtactgcatactgcttactgtgtttgaagctagtatgtagtatgactgttctgttggatctattttgcagtatgctgggccaggcgttgctggatttccgTTTTTGAAAGCAGAGGTAAACGcaggccaagctgatagcaaaactgcttctttagcatccacttatgattttaaaaattaagaggtggtttatatggaatttcataattttcaaagcacctaaaaactgagtgcccccttcaaaaaagaaggaaaaaaaagtagaacgttagcgctgtgcattgtggaaATAGTAcacaagggagactggtccgatgcatacccTGTGAGACATCCAGGAAGTTTTGGCATagtgcagattttgctcttgttcacattttGCATACTACACACTGAATTTTTGCCAAAGTAGAACGTAcaactagtatagtaggcggtttcaaaaacagccaatatGAATGGGTTTactgagtgtggctaacgttagcagagctagcaccagcaGCCTTAGGTTCTCCATGCAGGTTAACATTTACATGTCTGTTTATTACTCATTGCTCCAGTCCAGTTAGCCGGACAAACTTACCAGATTACTTGATCTCCATATTCTAGATAAAATACTCTATGTATCATAAATATAATATCTATCATGAATGTAACTTGAACACTTTTGCATTttctcaattaaaaaaaaaattagatctAATTTATTAGATATGATGTTTTCTAGTCTTATCTAACAGTAAGCTGAATACCTTTGGGTTTTGGCCTCTAAgtaaagcaaaaacaacaaagttaaaGGCATTACCGCAAATTAAACCAATATTTTTTCCGACAACCTATTAAAAACCAAACAACTGGCAGGTGGTAGATAATGGAAATAACCCCAACCTGAAAAGAGGCAAGTGAAAAAGCAAACATGCGTGATCATTGAGTGGAAAGAACCCTCTGGTGCTCCCGACATGTGGAAAGCATCTGTTTATTTCCAAACAGATGGCACAGGGAGACAGACTGACTGCACCTGTATTAACTACAACACTGTTGACATGCGTTCGCTATGCTCGACCCGGTATAAGGAGCGGACGATTCAAAGAAGGAGATGAACACACAGCAGTGTAGTCAACCAGCTGTAACTAGCTTTGAGGTGACAGTAAACACTGAAGTAAATCACCTGAGAGGAAGATACAAAGAGTCTCAATCCAACCAACTACACAGAAGACAGACAGCTTAAACCATAGATGACCTTTATCTAGAGCTGCTGTATATTCATTTCACAAGGTCTTTCAGATGTCAGgctgaataaaacactctttCTCTATGCAGACTGTCTCTCAAGGCTCTGTCTGCTTGCAAATTGCATTTTATTGCAACAGCTTGGTTGagcaacatgttttttcttcccCGAGTGGCAGTTGATGAGATCATCGCTGGCTTCATTACAAACCAAAGTCTGACACTTTACTCCCTGCTATCAGCTGTGAGATGAACTGGAGATAATTTTTAGAGACACAGTGGATATTATGAGAGGAAGTGATGTGCAAAAAACAAGATTCTTTTAGGACTGGAGGAAATAATCATCTCACTGACGAGTCATTCCAGCAAAATGCTGATAAAAAAGGCTATCTAGCCTCTCAATATTGCAATGTGAGAGTACATCTTCGCAATTTTGAGCCACATCATTCTCTTTTAGGAGGAGAGAAACACTCCATTTGGAGCTGACACACTTAGTGACCTTTGATATTAACAGACAGGCGGGTTTTTATCTCCAGGGATCTGTTGAGAAACTTGCAAGAGGACAGTGTTGGAGTTTAAACAAATAGATCACAACTAGTCAGTGGGTTAAAGAGGCTGTCCCTGAAAAGTGAAgaacaaaatgataaaaactgtAGAGAATtaatcaaaaaagaagaaaaagcttggtttttaaaagtgaaactgTCTTGTATATTTCAGCTTTATCTAAAACAATTCAGACCTTTAGACCCAGATATGAGAGATACATAGAAATGTGCTGAAGAGCCCAACCTTTGGTTCAAGATCCTCCAGGGGTCACAACTTAAATGTGAGAGGCTGCATGATTATTCAGAGGTAAAATAGTCTGTAACTCAAAACTATGactcatttattttcttgtaaaattGGATTGGGAAAATCAATTGCTTCCAAAAGTCCCTCAAATTACTTCAGAAGAAAAACTGGTTATAAACTCAGTCTAGATTAGTCTACACATGAAAGTCACATGAAGAGAAATTCTTCATCTTAAGGGGTCACTGTGAGCAAACGTGAAAGCACACAAACATAACTCTACTTGAGATATTACAACAAGAAGCTCTGTGTTAACGTTCATTGGATTAATGTCCAGCTTCTGAAGAAACGACTCACTGAGgagcaaaaataaaactgaaccaCAGCAGCC
The genomic region above belongs to Notolabrus celidotus isolate fNotCel1 chromosome 2, fNotCel1.pri, whole genome shotgun sequence and contains:
- the plin3 gene encoding perilipin-3; translated protein: MADSGKTNETGAAAAEAANGDQQNVVSRVSNLPLVSSACEAVSSAYSSTKDSVPLPLKGVMDAAESGVRTLGAAATTGSKPLLDIIEPQLATVNEYALKGLDKMQEKLPILQQPADKVVSNTVGIMYQSVAGAKDAMMGAVMGGVEMTRAAVSGGLMTAMGTRMGQMVSSGMGLALSRSEDWVDQNLPLTERELAAVAEPATSEVTTMSASPSYFVRLGKLSAKVQEGALQQSLVRARNARDATYAAVAQITNTLDLLERARTGLGTASNQIEGASEQLLQRWTEWKQKQAGAGQTLSEPDGAKDEAEQLEWRALSMVRGLSDQLMSACSNVVSSAQGLPGAVQDQLTSARQSAEELRSSLGNTSSITPILLEQSRHQLTQVQKSLDGVMEYLLNNTPLNWLVGPFAPQITEKTERDLVMEQSAPHS